From a single Adhaeribacter swui genomic region:
- a CDS encoding alkaline phosphatase family protein, with the protein MRKTVVLDIVGLTPAAIGKNTPFLKKWSDEAKLATVGHVLPAVTCSVQSTYITGKWPSEHGIVANGWYFRDVCEIRNWHQSNKLVEAPKIWEKARELDPTFTCANINWWFAMNSTADYTVTPRPQYLADGRKMPDCYTYPMDLRGKLTEKLGTFPLFEYWGPKTTINASRWLAQAAVETDKLYDPTLTLVYLPHLDYNSQRYGPDHASVAKDLKEIDQVVGDVITYFEGRGAQVIILSEYGIANVSRPVHLNRVLRQHNYLSIREERSLELLDPGTCKAFAVADHQVAHIYVNDLSKINEVRKLIESVPGVEKVLGPEEKAAYHINHDRAGELIAIADKDSWFTYYYWLDDAKAPDFARIIDIHRKPGFDPVEMFTNPEIKMLMPKVGFKVLKKKLGFRMLMDIIPLDATLVGGSHGREPESPEKGPLFITKNKDLLPSDSIAPTEVFNLMLAHLQA; encoded by the coding sequence ATGCGTAAAACGGTAGTTTTAGATATAGTAGGATTAACCCCTGCCGCCATTGGCAAGAATACTCCTTTTTTAAAAAAATGGTCCGATGAAGCTAAGTTAGCCACCGTAGGTCATGTTTTACCGGCCGTAACCTGCTCCGTACAGTCTACCTATATTACCGGTAAATGGCCCAGCGAGCACGGGATTGTGGCGAATGGCTGGTACTTTCGGGATGTATGCGAAATCCGGAACTGGCACCAATCCAATAAGCTGGTAGAAGCCCCTAAAATTTGGGAAAAAGCCCGCGAGTTGGATCCCACGTTTACCTGCGCTAACATTAACTGGTGGTTTGCCATGAACTCCACCGCCGATTATACCGTAACGCCCCGCCCGCAGTATTTAGCCGATGGCCGCAAAATGCCGGATTGCTACACCTACCCCATGGATTTGCGCGGTAAGCTCACGGAGAAATTAGGTACTTTCCCGCTATTCGAGTATTGGGGGCCCAAAACCACCATTAACGCCAGCCGTTGGTTAGCCCAGGCCGCCGTAGAAACTGATAAATTATACGACCCTACGCTTACGCTGGTATATTTACCGCACCTGGATTATAACTCCCAACGCTACGGTCCTGATCATGCCAGCGTAGCCAAAGATTTAAAAGAAATTGACCAGGTAGTAGGCGACGTAATTACTTATTTTGAAGGCCGGGGCGCCCAGGTAATCATTTTATCGGAATATGGCATTGCCAATGTAAGCCGGCCGGTGCACTTAAACCGGGTTTTGCGGCAACACAATTATCTATCAATTCGGGAAGAACGCAGTTTAGAACTCCTGGACCCCGGCACTTGTAAAGCTTTTGCGGTAGCCGATCACCAAGTGGCTCATATTTACGTGAACGATCTATCCAAAATAAACGAAGTCCGGAAGTTAATTGAAAGTGTACCGGGCGTAGAAAAAGTTTTGGGTCCGGAAGAAAAAGCAGCTTATCATATTAATCACGACCGGGCCGGCGAGTTAATAGCCATTGCTGACAAAGATTCCTGGTTTACGTATTATTACTGGCTCGACGATGCCAAAGCGCCCGATTTTGCCCGCATCATTGATATTCACCGCAAACCGGGCTTCGACCCGGTAGAAATGTTTACCAATCCGGAAATTAAAATGCTGATGCCAAAGGTGGGCTTTAAAGTTTTAAAGAAAAAGCTTGGCTTCCGAATGCTGATGGATATTATTCCGCTGGATGCTACTTTAGTAGGCGGCTCACACGGTCGTGAACCGGAATCGCCGGAGAAAGGCCCCTTATTCATCACCAAAAATAAAGATTTGCTACCCTCCGATAGCATAGCGCCCACCGAAGTATTTAATTTGATGCTGGCGCATTTGCAAGCATAA
- the eboE gene encoding metabolite traffic protein EboE, producing MNIGQGYHLTYCTNIHPGETWDEVFKSLQTYVLPIKAHLSPDKPFGIGLRLSDQASKDILTQDYLVQFKTWLEQNGLYIFTMNGFPFGGFHGQVVKDDVHQPDWTTTARLEYTQRLSQILAKLLPAGLDGGISTSPLSYKPWLQNDPAKTEQVFAQGTKHMAMLVESLYLLQHETGKTIHIDIEPEPDGLLENAAEFLNFYNSRLIPTTVDYLGTRLGLSPEQATQIVKTHMQLCYDVCHFALAYEEPQVVFDQLAEAGIKIGKIQISAALKAKLTPDASQREAIKNAFQPFVESTYLHQVLVKNSNGSIQQYPDLPPALEHIQDAAATEWRTHFHVPIFVDQFNQLQSTQDEIIKTLKLLPGNPVTKHLEVETYTWGVLPPELKQELGASIERELSWVLSQLPAVAPV from the coding sequence ATGAACATCGGACAAGGATATCATCTTACCTATTGCACCAACATCCATCCTGGCGAAACCTGGGACGAAGTTTTCAAAAGCCTGCAAACCTATGTGTTACCCATTAAAGCGCACTTATCGCCAGACAAACCGTTTGGCATTGGTTTACGGCTCTCCGATCAGGCCAGCAAAGATATCCTCACGCAAGATTACCTGGTTCAGTTTAAAACCTGGCTCGAACAAAACGGCTTATATATATTTACAATGAACGGGTTCCCGTTTGGCGGCTTTCACGGGCAGGTAGTAAAAGACGACGTGCACCAACCCGACTGGACCACCACCGCCCGTTTAGAATACACGCAGCGGTTAAGCCAAATTCTGGCAAAATTACTTCCGGCAGGATTAGACGGCGGAATTTCTACGTCGCCGCTTTCATATAAGCCCTGGTTGCAAAACGACCCGGCCAAAACCGAACAGGTATTTGCCCAAGGCACCAAACACATGGCCATGCTGGTAGAAAGTTTATACCTGCTGCAACACGAAACCGGAAAAACCATTCACATAGATATAGAGCCGGAGCCGGACGGTTTACTGGAGAATGCCGCCGAATTTTTAAATTTTTACAATTCCCGGTTAATACCTACCACGGTAGATTATCTGGGCACCCGTTTGGGCTTATCGCCGGAGCAAGCTACGCAAATAGTAAAAACCCACATGCAGCTGTGCTACGACGTTTGCCATTTTGCTTTGGCCTACGAAGAACCCCAGGTGGTTTTTGATCAACTGGCCGAAGCCGGGATTAAAATCGGGAAAATACAGATTAGCGCGGCGCTCAAAGCAAAACTTACTCCGGACGCTTCGCAGCGCGAGGCAATTAAAAATGCTTTCCAGCCGTTCGTAGAATCTACTTACCTGCACCAGGTACTGGTAAAAAACAGCAATGGCTCTATTCAGCAATACCCCGATTTGCCGCCTGCTTTAGAGCATATTCAGGATGCCGCAGCCACCGAATGGCGCACGCATTTTCACGTACCTATTTTTGTAGACCAGTTTAACCAATTGCAATCTACCCAGGACGAAATAATTAAAACTTTAAAATTGCTGCCCGGCAACCCGGTTACCAAGCACCTGGAAGTAGAAACTTATACCTGGGGCGTTTTGCCGCCGGAACTAAAGCAAGAATTAGGCGCTTCCATTGAGCGTGAGCTTTCCTGGGTTTTAAGTCAATTGCCTGCTGTTGCTCCGGTTTAA
- a CDS encoding trypsin-like peptidase domain-containing protein, producing MTERETFVLIERYLAGELNRAEEIDFDQHRQNDPVFAERYRDYQELFGAMHVYKNRTALKQKLQTIHTTEFETVPETTEAVEPVTSSWKIFWNQHFATMAVAASVAVITVFGSLLSLDAWRSVKKQQNARYSELRREVDQIKRSQRALIQDISGKPSIPNAKLALRPASFIGTGFVLSSSGYFVTSYHVIKDADSVYIENNKGLRYKVKEVYKDKLHDLAILKIADSSFTSFGHLPYAFKSSTADLGEKVYTLGFPREDMVYGEGSLSSRTGFEGDSTAYQISIPVNPGNSGGPLIDSQGNLIGIISGKQREQEGAAFAIKSAYLKTLIQGMGQDTLKEPINLSRRNNLAGLARTQQIKKLQDYVFMVKIYN from the coding sequence ATGACAGAAAGAGAAACTTTTGTTTTAATTGAAAGGTATCTGGCCGGGGAACTTAACCGGGCAGAAGAAATTGATTTTGACCAGCACCGGCAAAACGATCCGGTTTTTGCCGAACGTTACCGCGATTACCAGGAATTGTTTGGGGCCATGCACGTGTACAAAAACCGCACGGCACTAAAACAAAAACTGCAAACCATCCATACTACCGAATTTGAAACGGTGCCGGAAACCACTGAGGCGGTAGAGCCCGTTACATCGTCGTGGAAAATATTCTGGAACCAGCATTTTGCAACCATGGCGGTAGCTGCTTCGGTGGCGGTAATTACAGTTTTTGGTAGTTTATTAAGTTTAGATGCCTGGCGCTCCGTTAAGAAACAACAAAATGCCCGTTACTCCGAACTGCGCCGCGAAGTAGACCAAATTAAACGGAGCCAGCGCGCGCTTATTCAGGATATCTCGGGCAAACCCAGTATCCCTAACGCTAAATTAGCTTTGCGGCCGGCTTCTTTTATTGGTACCGGCTTTGTGCTCAGCTCGTCGGGTTATTTTGTAACCAGCTACCACGTTATTAAAGATGCCGACTCGGTGTACATTGAAAATAACAAAGGCTTGCGCTACAAAGTAAAAGAAGTGTATAAAGATAAATTACACGATCTGGCAATTTTAAAAATTGCTGATTCTAGCTTTACTTCTTTTGGTCATTTGCCTTATGCTTTTAAATCCAGCACCGCCGATTTAGGCGAAAAAGTTTATACGCTAGGTTTTCCGCGCGAAGACATGGTTTACGGCGAAGGCTCTTTAAGTTCCCGTACCGGCTTTGAAGGCGACAGCACCGCTTACCAGATTTCTATTCCGGTTAACCCCGGCAACAGCGGCGGACCTTTAATTGATAGTCAAGGTAATTTAATTGGTATTATCAGCGGCAAACAGCGCGAACAGGAAGGCGCAGCTTTTGCTATTAAATCGGCCTATCTTAAAACGTTAATTCAGGGTATGGGTCAGGATACGTTAAAGGAACCCATTAATTTATCGCGCCGCAATAACTTAGCTGGCTTAGCCCGCACCCAACAGATAAAGAAATTGCAGGATTACGTGTTTATGGTTAAAATTTACAACTAA
- a CDS encoding RNA polymerase sigma factor — MHKALYFSDEAIIHGIVNDDEEALAYLYRLHFPMILNFILTNSGTEDEAKDIYQESIIVFYEKIKAGSLELNCQIKTYIYSVSRRLWLKKLAEKSKYSSASINDSDAYLNLLSDAAVIDENDQKFSTMAQALNQLGEPCRTLLEDYYFQDLSMQLITEKFGYTNADNTKNQKYKCLMRLKKLFFSLYKMQE, encoded by the coding sequence ATGCATAAAGCACTTTATTTTTCAGATGAAGCCATTATTCACGGAATAGTTAACGACGATGAGGAAGCGCTGGCTTACTTATATCGGCTGCACTTTCCTATGATTCTGAACTTTATCTTAACCAATAGTGGCACCGAAGACGAAGCAAAAGATATTTATCAGGAAAGCATTATTGTTTTCTACGAGAAAATTAAAGCCGGAAGCCTGGAGTTAAACTGCCAGATTAAAACTTACATTTATTCTGTTAGCCGGCGCTTGTGGTTAAAAAAATTAGCTGAAAAAAGTAAATACAGCAGTGCCTCCATTAACGATTCGGATGCTTATTTAAATTTATTAAGTGATGCGGCGGTAATAGATGAAAACGACCAGAAATTTAGTACCATGGCTCAGGCCTTAAACCAATTAGGAGAACCTTGCCGCACCTTACTGGAAGATTATTATTTTCAGGATTTATCGATGCAACTGATAACCGAAAAATTTGGTTATACCAATGCCGACAATACTAAGAATCAAAAATATAAATGCTTAATGCGGTTAAAAAAGCTGTTTTTTAGTTTATATAAAATGCAGGAATAA
- a CDS encoding neutral/alkaline non-lysosomal ceramidase N-terminal domain-containing protein, whose translation MRYLTFILVGLWLGCPACITQKIDTTPYQQTAYYQKSKEQITAFQPTALTGSDTVRVGWAKVNITPAKPVPMAGYGKRRGKKFEQVHDSVWVRAFVFKTGTQKVAWVTADLLIMPMRVTARVQELLGSKGYFLKNLFFTATHTHYSIGGWGKKPAGRIMAGKYSNQIVDNLAQSIARAILKAEQTAVPAAMAYQQMAAPEYVNNRLIGEKGGVDSLIRVLYFRKRTGEKALLCTYAAHPTSVASNDLRLSAEYPGALVKLLEQRLQLNMAAFGAGAVGSHGPQAAGAEYEKVNNLATGLATKIENRLNQTTLSYAFNLQSAFFPISLSKPQWRYKDDRRFRPWLFYTVFGKYPAGLSMLQVGPVQFIGTPCDFSGELLPAITAAHADKKIIVTSFNGSYIGYVTPQKYYKLKKYETRDMNFFGPYTGTFLTEMINLIIQKFN comes from the coding sequence TTGCGGTATCTTACTTTTATCTTAGTCGGTTTATGGTTGGGTTGCCCCGCTTGCATTACGCAAAAAATAGATACTACGCCTTACCAGCAAACAGCTTACTACCAAAAGTCGAAAGAACAAATTACGGCGTTTCAGCCAACTGCATTAACTGGTTCCGATACAGTGCGGGTTGGTTGGGCTAAGGTAAATATTACTCCGGCAAAACCGGTGCCTATGGCGGGTTATGGCAAGCGGCGTGGTAAAAAGTTTGAGCAAGTACACGATTCGGTGTGGGTACGGGCTTTTGTTTTTAAAACTGGCACCCAAAAAGTTGCCTGGGTTACCGCTGATTTACTTATTATGCCCATGCGTGTTACGGCCCGGGTACAGGAGCTGCTGGGTAGTAAAGGGTATTTTTTAAAAAATTTGTTTTTTACAGCTACGCACACGCATTACAGTATAGGTGGGTGGGGCAAAAAACCGGCTGGCCGGATAATGGCAGGTAAATACAGCAACCAAATTGTAGATAACCTAGCGCAATCAATAGCAAGGGCTATTTTAAAAGCAGAACAAACTGCAGTACCGGCCGCCATGGCTTACCAGCAAATGGCTGCTCCGGAATATGTTAACAACCGCTTAATAGGGGAGAAAGGCGGCGTAGACTCCTTAATCCGGGTGCTTTATTTTCGGAAAAGAACCGGGGAAAAAGCCCTGCTGTGCACGTATGCGGCGCATCCTACTTCGGTTGCCTCCAACGATTTGCGTTTATCAGCGGAGTACCCGGGTGCCTTGGTAAAACTACTCGAACAAAGATTACAATTAAATATGGCCGCTTTTGGCGCCGGAGCGGTAGGCAGTCATGGCCCGCAAGCTGCCGGAGCGGAGTATGAAAAAGTAAACAATCTGGCAACCGGCTTAGCCACAAAAATAGAAAACAGATTAAATCAAACCACGTTAAGCTATGCTTTTAACCTGCAAAGTGCCTTTTTCCCAATAAGTTTGAGCAAACCGCAATGGCGGTACAAAGACGACCGGCGATTTAGGCCGTGGTTGTTTTATACGGTTTTCGGAAAATACCCGGCGGGTTTATCGATGCTTCAAGTAGGGCCGGTACAGTTTATCGGAACGCCCTGCGATTTCTCCGGCGAATTGTTACCCGCTATTACAGCGGCGCATGCAGATAAAAAAATTATAGTAACAAGCTTTAATGGCAGCTATATCGGCTATGTAACGCCGCAGAAATACTATAAATTAAAAAAATACGAAACCCGCGATATGAATTTTTTCGGGCCTTATACCGGCACTTTTCTTACCGAAATGATTAACTTAATTATTCAAAAATTTAATTGA
- a CDS encoding DEAD/DEAH box helicase — MEEQENEPTISFSDFKLNKQLLNAVADAGYTTPTPVQQQTIPLITAGHDVMGIAQTGTGKTAAYLLPLLMKVKYAQGQHPRAVILSPTRELAMQIEESIRQLAKYTDLRFLAIYGGIGPKTQIEQIKKGLDILVATPGRFMEIYLKGDLVVKELKTLVLDEADKMMDMGFMPQIRSILEVIPRKRQNLLFSATMHPRVEKLSEEFLEFPMKVEVTPAATPVETVSQVLYRLPNMQTKLNMLRYLFKDEETFTRVILFTRSKTNAEKVAGFVDDSARGTVRVIHGNKGQNTRINAMDAFRSGDVRFLVATDVASRGIDISGVSHVINVDVPIIYEDYVHRIGRTGRAEQEGASITFATDAEIHHVREIEKIIKMQIPEAPLPPEVEIAKTKFAESQEIALEIDKQKRRADPNFKGAFHEKKQHLHEGVIDKRTGRPFAEKKPTKIRGFRRNKS, encoded by the coding sequence ATGGAAGAGCAAGAAAACGAACCCACCATTTCCTTCAGCGATTTTAAATTGAATAAGCAATTGCTGAACGCTGTGGCCGACGCGGGTTACACCACGCCTACTCCGGTGCAACAGCAAACCATTCCGCTTATTACGGCGGGCCACGATGTAATGGGTATTGCCCAAACCGGCACCGGCAAAACGGCCGCTTATTTGTTGCCGCTGCTCATGAAGGTAAAATACGCGCAAGGCCAGCACCCCCGGGCCGTTATTCTCTCGCCTACCCGCGAACTGGCCATGCAAATTGAAGAAAGCATCCGGCAACTGGCCAAATACACCGATTTGCGCTTTCTGGCCATTTACGGCGGCATAGGCCCGAAAACCCAGATTGAACAAATTAAAAAAGGCCTGGATATTCTGGTGGCTACGCCTGGACGGTTCATGGAAATTTACCTGAAAGGTGATTTAGTGGTAAAAGAATTAAAAACCTTAGTGCTCGACGAAGCCGATAAAATGATGGATATGGGCTTTATGCCGCAAATCCGGAGTATTCTGGAAGTAATACCGCGCAAACGCCAGAACTTACTGTTCTCAGCCACCATGCACCCGCGCGTCGAGAAATTATCCGAAGAGTTTCTGGAGTTCCCGATGAAGGTAGAAGTTACGCCGGCAGCCACTCCCGTAGAAACGGTGTCGCAGGTGTTATACCGCCTCCCCAATATGCAGACCAAATTAAACATGCTGCGCTATTTGTTTAAAGACGAAGAAACTTTTACCCGCGTAATTCTTTTTACCCGCAGCAAAACCAACGCCGAAAAAGTAGCCGGGTTTGTAGACGACAGCGCCCGCGGCACCGTACGGGTTATTCACGGCAACAAAGGCCAGAATACCCGCATTAACGCCATGGATGCTTTCAGGAGCGGCGATGTAAGGTTTTTAGTGGCTACCGATGTTGCCTCGCGCGGGATCGATATTTCGGGCGTGAGCCACGTAATTAACGTAGATGTGCCTATTATTTACGAAGATTACGTGCACCGCATTGGGCGTACCGGCCGGGCTGAGCAGGAAGGCGCTTCCATTACGTTTGCCACCGACGCCGAAATTCACCACGTGCGGGAAATTGAAAAAATTATAAAAATGCAAATTCCGGAAGCCCCGCTCCCACCGGAAGTAGAAATAGCTAAAACGAAATTTGCCGAAAGCCAGGAAATAGCCTTAGAAATTGACAAACAAAAACGCCGCGCCGATCCTAACTTTAAAGGCGCTTTCCACGAGAAAAAGCAGCATTTACACGAAGGCGTAATTGATAAACGCACCGGGCGGCCGTTTGCAGAGAAAAAACCCACCAAAATCCGCGGATTCCGGCGAAATAAATCCTAG
- a CDS encoding transmembrane 220 family protein has protein sequence MSPLRIFCLLMTVAFLYATVVQYNDPDPYYWMPIYILPAIISLLIFFGRWTNSLKGILLVLAVIYFAGTFFMWPAHWEGVALQHGMKTINIEEGRESLGLAVAGFTLVIYFLSLNRTKRIIT, from the coding sequence ATGAGCCCATTAAGAATTTTTTGTTTGCTAATGACGGTTGCTTTTTTATACGCCACCGTAGTGCAATACAACGATCCGGATCCTTATTATTGGATGCCCATTTACATTTTACCGGCAATTATATCGTTGTTAATTTTTTTCGGTAGATGGACGAATAGTTTAAAAGGAATATTGTTAGTACTGGCAGTGATTTATTTTGCAGGAACGTTTTTTATGTGGCCGGCTCATTGGGAGGGAGTAGCGTTGCAACACGGTATGAAAACCATAAACATTGAAGAAGGCCGCGAGTCGTTAGGTTTAGCCGTAGCGGGTTTTACGTTGGTTATTTACTTTTTATCCTTAAACCGCACCAAACGAATTATTACATAG
- a CDS encoding transporter produces MKYNLLVTSFFILISVSAFSQSTTDQPELDSDRPNFTQGAAIVPHKTIQLETGVEFKNDQTLSIQEKTFLYPTTLIRIGILKNAEFRINFDFEKDRQKFKSGSGLLGQDEIVQGFDNVHLGAKIALIKGKGALPDISILGNIMLPVGIKELRPPHAAPEGRLLLNNKLSEKLELQYNVGYRKLMDHEEYQGEMLYSISTNLKVNDILKIFAEYEATKVLRESVDSSLDGGFMFQILPNLQLDVYAGAAVSEAAPDFYTGGGITWRIPR; encoded by the coding sequence ATGAAATATAATTTACTCGTAACCTCTTTCTTTATTCTTATTTCAGTTTCTGCCTTTTCGCAATCTACCACAGACCAGCCCGAATTAGATTCAGATCGTCCTAACTTTACGCAAGGAGCTGCCATTGTACCTCATAAAACCATTCAGCTCGAAACAGGGGTAGAGTTTAAAAATGATCAAACACTAAGCATACAGGAAAAAACATTTTTGTACCCTACTACCTTAATCCGGATCGGAATTTTAAAAAATGCGGAGTTCCGGATTAACTTTGATTTTGAGAAAGATAGACAAAAGTTTAAGTCTGGAAGTGGTTTGCTCGGGCAAGATGAAATTGTACAAGGTTTTGATAATGTACATCTTGGAGCCAAAATAGCTTTAATTAAAGGAAAAGGGGCTTTGCCGGATATATCCATTCTGGGAAATATAATGTTACCGGTAGGTATTAAGGAATTACGCCCTCCTCATGCAGCACCAGAAGGAAGATTGCTATTAAATAACAAGTTGTCCGAAAAGCTAGAGTTGCAATATAATGTTGGTTACCGCAAGCTAATGGATCACGAAGAATACCAGGGTGAAATGTTGTACAGTATTTCAACAAATTTAAAAGTAAACGATATTTTAAAAATTTTCGCCGAATACGAAGCCACAAAGGTTTTACGGGAATCAGTGGATAGCAGTTTGGATGGCGGGTTTATGTTTCAGATACTTCCTAACTTACAATTGGATGTTTATGCCGGAGCGGCTGTTTCGGAAGCCGCCCCTGATTTTTATACGGGTGGTGGCATTACCTGGCGCATACCTCGTTAG